Proteins found in one Paenibacillus dendritiformis genomic segment:
- a CDS encoding GNAT family N-acetyltransferase: MDIKKAKVKIVNIRAATERVHILGFASLYLPDNFIHNFFVHPDFLKRGVGHLLLDASIVQMNTPVRLKCLSENHNVMKFYEKNGWKKVVEEERLREKYWVMA; encoded by the coding sequence ATGGATATCAAGAAAGCAAAAGTGAAAATTGTGAATATTCGAGCAGCCACGGAAAGAGTTCATATCCTTGGATTTGCTTCCTTGTACTTGCCCGATAACTTTATTCACAATTTTTTTGTTCATCCCGATTTTTTAAAAAGGGGTGTTGGCCATCTGCTGCTGGATGCCTCCATAGTACAAATGAATACACCCGTACGATTGAAGTGCTTATCCGAAAATCACAACGTGATGAAGTTTTATGAGAAGAACGGATGGAAAAAAGTCGTGGAAGAAGAAAGGCTGAGGGAAAAATATTGGGTTATGGCATAG
- a CDS encoding DUF4310 family protein, which produces METAKQGFWYSEWAFVWFVACLSSGIFAGTHLYYVYHVGAFNDIAIVALLEAGMKGGSYGAAAAFGASFLFARILEGPLVGILDIGGALQTGIGIGVPALMLGAGITAPLTSFPLALVTGAGLGALVGSVIIMIRKFTINAANSTFGADVMMGAGNAAGRYLGPLIVISAVMASIPVGIGATIGAGIFYYFKKPIAGGAIIGAMVLGAIFPIAAGS; this is translated from the coding sequence ATGGAGACGGCAAAACAAGGCTTTTGGTATTCGGAATGGGCGTTCGTCTGGTTTGTCGCCTGCTTGTCTTCCGGCATTTTTGCGGGGACGCATCTCTATTATGTCTATCATGTGGGCGCATTCAACGATATTGCGATTGTGGCGCTGCTGGAGGCGGGCATGAAGGGCGGCAGTTATGGCGCGGCCGCAGCCTTCGGCGCAAGCTTCTTGTTCGCTCGCATTCTCGAGGGCCCGCTCGTTGGCATCTTGGATATCGGCGGCGCGCTGCAGACGGGTATCGGCATCGGCGTTCCGGCGTTGATGCTCGGGGCTGGCATTACCGCTCCGCTTACTTCGTTTCCGCTCGCGCTCGTTACGGGAGCCGGGCTGGGCGCCCTCGTCGGTTCGGTCATTATTATGATCCGCAAATTTACGATCAACGCGGCGAATTCCACCTTCGGGGCGGACGTCATGATGGGAGCAGGCAACGCCGCAGGCCGTTACTTGGGGCCGCTCATCGTCATATCGGCCGTCATGGCCTCGATTCCGGTCGGGATCGGCGCGACGATCGGCGCAGGCATTTTTTATTACTTCAAAAAGCCGATTGCCGGCGGCGCGATTATCGGCGCCATGGTTCTGGGCGCGATCTTCCCTATTGCTGCCGGTTCGTGA
- a CDS encoding DUF4311 domain-containing protein: METVTIIVESIIIGLLVGYGVGAGAARMFHAPKVQGMGAFRTFGELNACEGDPVAHFSFGLGFLFNAWASVVGAGGLTQDVDHRIIPNWSAALLMIRNKNVEDTLHNPKKMAYAGALVGAILVPLLNSTAAAIPASLQAVATQVLVPAANWLINPIMPIVFWTAAMDAGKRPGLWATVLGGFAHLIMGNAVPGLVLGILVGKGLDDSGWNRITKTLVAAIVLLFTLSAFFRGFDVQLLHSLHVENIPQWLIDLHAFFGSEVR, from the coding sequence ATGGAAACCGTTACGATTATTGTGGAATCGATCATTATCGGCCTGTTGGTCGGGTACGGCGTTGGGGCTGGCGCGGCGCGCATGTTCCACGCCCCGAAGGTGCAAGGCATGGGAGCGTTCCGCACATTCGGCGAGTTGAATGCATGCGAAGGCGACCCCGTGGCGCACTTCTCTTTCGGACTCGGCTTTCTGTTCAACGCATGGGCGTCCGTTGTCGGCGCGGGCGGACTGACGCAGGATGTGGATCACCGCATCATTCCGAACTGGTCGGCCGCGCTCCTGATGATTCGCAATAAAAATGTGGAGGATACGCTGCACAATCCGAAAAAAATGGCGTATGCCGGAGCGCTGGTCGGCGCTATCCTCGTGCCTCTGTTGAATTCCACGGCAGCAGCCATTCCGGCATCGCTGCAAGCCGTTGCGACGCAAGTGCTGGTCCCGGCGGCAAATTGGCTCATTAATCCGATTATGCCGATCGTGTTCTGGACCGCGGCAATGGACGCCGGCAAGCGCCCGGGACTGTGGGCGACGGTGCTCGGCGGATTCGCTCACCTGATTATGGGCAATGCCGTGCCGGGGCTTGTGCTGGGGATACTGGTCGGCAAAGGCTTGGACGACAGCGGCTGGAACCGCATTACGAAGACGCTTGTCGCGGCGATTGTGCTATTATTCACATTGAGCGCTTTCTTCCGCGGCTTCGATGTTCAACTCCTCCACAGCTTGCATGTGGAGAACATTCCGCAGTGGCTTATTGATCTGCATGCATTTTTCGGATCGGAGGTTCGTTAG
- a CDS encoding DUF4312 family protein codes for MFHVWEQKIDIEGKGESKGAAFQQALSAMKRKLTQELPDVLLQIEPQNVEVLSAKETRYTERFLGLFFPRVRARYEVRVRIHIKIRAVKLDEIAFEQQTESLSPPQRILHLR; via the coding sequence ATGTTTCACGTATGGGAGCAGAAGATCGATATCGAAGGGAAGGGCGAGTCGAAGGGTGCGGCATTCCAGCAGGCGCTCTCCGCCATGAAGAGGAAGCTCACGCAGGAGCTTCCCGATGTGCTGCTGCAGATTGAGCCGCAAAATGTCGAAGTGCTGTCGGCGAAGGAGACACGATATACGGAACGCTTTTTGGGGCTGTTTTTTCCGAGAGTAAGGGCGCGCTACGAGGTTCGAGTTCGCATTCATATTAAAATCCGCGCCGTAAAGCTGGACGAAATCGCGTTCGAGCAGCAGACGGAATCGTTGTCCCCGCCCCAGCGCATTCTTCATCTTCGGTAG
- a CDS encoding SFCGS family glycine-rich protein has product MENKVKVVIGDRLGKGQQVAKGVEAAGGEAILIPGVGADMKVGDVMHAEQADFGISFCGSGGAGAVTANTKYKYPMEFGLRSIDAGVTAIREGKKVIGFGFMDVEELGRRLTEAYIQLYKG; this is encoded by the coding sequence ATGGAGAACAAAGTGAAAGTCGTGATTGGAGATCGCCTGGGCAAAGGACAGCAAGTGGCGAAGGGAGTAGAGGCGGCCGGCGGGGAAGCGATCCTGATCCCGGGCGTCGGGGCGGACATGAAGGTCGGCGACGTGATGCACGCGGAGCAGGCGGACTTCGGCATCTCGTTCTGCGGCAGCGGGGGAGCCGGAGCGGTTACGGCCAACACGAAATATAAGTATCCGATGGAATTCGGCCTGCGTTCCATTGATGCGGGCGTTACGGCCATTCGGGAAGGCAAGAAGGTGATTGGCTTCGGCTTCATGGATGTGGAGGAACTGGGCCGAAGGCTGACAGAAGCCTATATTCAGCTATATAAGGGGTGA
- a CDS encoding PRD domain-containing protein, whose amino-acid sequence MDRIERILHDIPAKTKADPDELEELRPMLHCLLAGSERIGLPLTDDRLLVIAIHLLGFARRRKQEESLPELEESMLDEVSPELAKLSRCTLRSYGELAEKAIDDAEVFYLTVHFEAARNQ is encoded by the coding sequence ATGGACAGAATCGAACGAATACTTCATGATATCCCTGCCAAGACGAAGGCAGATCCAGACGAACTGGAAGAGTTGCGACCGATGCTTCACTGCCTGCTGGCAGGGAGTGAACGGATCGGCTTGCCGCTGACGGATGACCGCCTGCTCGTCATTGCCATCCATTTGCTCGGGTTCGCGCGCAGACGGAAGCAAGAAGAGTCACTGCCCGAGCTGGAGGAATCGATGTTGGACGAGGTGAGTCCGGAACTGGCGAAGCTAAGTCGCTGCACGCTGCGAAGTTACGGGGAACTCGCGGAGAAAGCGATTGATGATGCGGAAGTTTTTTATTTGACGGTTCATTTCGAAGCGGCCAGGAATCAATAA